The Pseudomonas eucalypticola genome has a window encoding:
- the mutL gene encoding DNA mismatch repair endonuclease MutL — MTSSARIELLSPRLANQIAAGEVVERPASVIKELLENSLDSGARRIDVEVEQGGVKLLRVRDDGSGIASDDLPLALARHATSKIRDLEDLERVMSLGFRGEALASISSVARLTLTSRTRDAEQAWQVETEGRDMSPRVQPAAHPVGTSVEVRDLFFNTPARRKFLKTEKTEFDHLQEVIKRLALARFDVGFHLRHNGKSILSLHEAHDDTARARRVGAICGPGFLEQALPIEVERNGLHLWGWVGLPTFSRSQADMQYFFVNGRAVRDKLVAHAVRQAYRDVLFNGRHPTFVLFFEVDPAVVDVNVHPTKHEVRFRDGRMVHDFLYGTLHRALADVRPENQLPAAPAIEPAARPSGLEAGEFGPQGEMRLAASVLEQQQQQPEVASRGYSASSGAGYQYVPRPAQPMPTAETQAAYREFYAPLPQAADTAAPNLPEGQGDIPPLGYALAQLKGIYILSENAQGLVLVDMHAAHERIMYERLKVAMASEGLSGQPLLVPESIAVSQREADCAEEHAVWFQRLGFELQRLGPESLAIRQIPALLKQAEANRLVHDVLADLMEYGTSDRIQAHLNELLGTMACHGAIRANRRLAIPEMNGLLRDMENTERSGQCNHGRPTWTQMGLDDLDKLFLRGR, encoded by the coding sequence CGTCGGTGATCAAGGAACTGCTGGAAAACAGCCTGGACTCCGGCGCCCGGCGCATTGATGTGGAAGTGGAGCAGGGCGGTGTGAAGCTTCTGCGGGTACGCGACGACGGCAGCGGTATTGCCTCGGACGACCTGCCCCTGGCGCTGGCCCGCCACGCCACCAGCAAGATCCGTGACCTGGAAGACCTGGAACGGGTGATGAGCCTGGGGTTTCGGGGTGAAGCCCTGGCGTCGATCAGCTCGGTGGCACGCCTGACCCTGACCTCGCGCACCCGGGATGCCGAGCAGGCCTGGCAGGTGGAAACCGAAGGCCGGGACATGTCCCCGCGCGTGCAGCCGGCCGCGCACCCGGTAGGCACTTCGGTTGAAGTGCGCGACCTGTTCTTCAATACCCCGGCGCGGCGCAAGTTTCTCAAAACCGAAAAAACCGAATTCGATCACCTGCAAGAAGTGATCAAGCGCCTGGCCCTGGCGCGTTTTGACGTAGGCTTCCACCTGCGCCACAACGGCAAGAGCATCCTCAGCCTGCACGAAGCCCACGACGACACGGCCCGCGCCCGACGCGTGGGTGCCATCTGCGGCCCGGGTTTCCTGGAGCAGGCCCTGCCCATCGAAGTCGAGCGTAACGGCCTGCACCTGTGGGGTTGGGTCGGCCTGCCGACCTTCTCGCGCAGCCAGGCCGACATGCAGTACTTCTTCGTCAACGGCCGCGCCGTGCGCGACAAGCTGGTGGCCCACGCGGTGCGCCAGGCCTACCGCGATGTGCTGTTCAACGGCCGCCACCCCACGTTCGTCCTGTTCTTCGAAGTGGACCCAGCGGTGGTGGACGTCAACGTCCACCCCACCAAGCACGAAGTGCGCTTCCGTGATGGGCGCATGGTGCATGATTTCCTCTACGGCACCCTGCACCGCGCCCTGGCGGACGTGCGCCCGGAAAACCAGTTGCCGGCTGCCCCGGCCATCGAACCAGCAGCGCGCCCCAGCGGCCTGGAGGCCGGTGAATTCGGGCCCCAGGGCGAGATGCGCCTGGCCGCCAGCGTGCTCGAGCAGCAACAGCAGCAACCGGAAGTTGCCAGCCGCGGCTACAGTGCCAGCTCAGGCGCGGGCTACCAATATGTCCCCCGCCCAGCCCAGCCGATGCCAACCGCCGAGACCCAGGCGGCCTACCGTGAATTCTATGCACCGTTGCCCCAAGCAGCGGATACCGCGGCCCCCAACCTGCCGGAAGGCCAGGGTGATATCCCGCCGCTGGGCTACGCGTTGGCCCAGCTCAAGGGCATTTACATCTTGTCCGAGAACGCCCAGGGCCTGGTGCTGGTAGACATGCATGCCGCCCACGAGCGCATCATGTATGAGCGCCTGAAGGTGGCCATGGCCAGCGAAGGCCTCAGTGGCCAACCGCTGCTGGTGCCCGAGTCCATCGCTGTCAGCCAGCGCGAGGCCGATTGCGCCGAGGAGCATGCGGTGTGGTTCCAGCGCCTGGGCTTCGAGCTGCAACGCCTGGGCCCGGAAAGCCTGGCCATCCGGCAGATCCCGGCCCTGCTCAAGCAGGCCGAGGCCAACCGCCTGGTGCATGACGTACTCGCCGACCTCATGGAGTACGGCACCAGCGACCGTATCCAGGCCCACCTCAACGAGCTGCTGGGCACCATGGCCTGCCATGGCGCCATCCGCGCCAACCGGCGCCTGGCCATCCCGGAAATGAACGGCCTGCTGCGCGACATGGAAAACACCGAGCGCAGCGGCCAATGCAACCACGGCCGTCCCACCTGGACCCAAATGGGCCTGGACGACCTGGACAAACTCTTCCTGCGTGGCCGTTGA
- the miaA gene encoding tRNA (adenosine(37)-N6)-dimethylallyltransferase MiaA, giving the protein MSALPPAIFLMGPTAAGKTDLAIELSKVLPIELISVDSALVYRGMDIGTAKPSKAILAAHPHRLIDIIDPSEAYSAAEFRADALQAMAEITARGNIPLLVGGTMLYFKALLDGLADMPPADAAVREELEAMAQAGGLQVLHDELARVDPVSAARIHPNDPQRLIRALEVYRVSGSSMTEHRARQSAQSTDAGATGAGQLPYTVASLAIAPTDRQVLHERIALRFRQMLEQGFVDEVRALRARSDLHAGLPSIRAVGYRQVWDHLDGKLSSVEMQERGIIATRQLAKRQFTWLRSFGDLHWLDSLACDNLPRTLKYLGTVSILS; this is encoded by the coding sequence ATGAGTGCGTTACCCCCCGCGATATTCCTGATGGGCCCCACGGCTGCCGGCAAGACCGACCTGGCCATCGAACTGAGCAAGGTGCTGCCCATCGAGCTCATCAGTGTCGATTCGGCGCTGGTGTACCGTGGCATGGACATCGGCACCGCCAAGCCTTCCAAGGCCATTCTGGCCGCCCACCCACACCGCCTGATCGACATCATCGACCCGTCCGAGGCCTATTCGGCGGCCGAATTTCGTGCTGACGCCTTGCAGGCGATGGCCGAGATCACCGCGCGGGGCAATATCCCGTTACTGGTCGGCGGCACGATGTTGTATTTCAAGGCATTGCTGGATGGGTTGGCCGATATGCCCCCGGCCGATGCCGCCGTGCGCGAAGAGCTGGAGGCCATGGCCCAGGCCGGCGGGCTGCAGGTTCTGCACGACGAACTGGCCAGGGTCGACCCCGTTTCGGCGGCGCGCATCCACCCCAATGACCCCCAGCGCCTGATCCGCGCTTTGGAAGTCTACCGGGTAAGTGGTTCCAGCATGACCGAGCATCGGGCGCGTCAATCTGCGCAAAGTACCGACGCAGGCGCTACGGGCGCCGGTCAATTGCCCTATACTGTTGCCAGCCTGGCGATTGCGCCGACGGATCGTCAGGTGCTTCACGAGCGTATCGCCCTGCGTTTTCGGCAGATGCTGGAACAGGGGTTCGTCGACGAGGTCAGAGCCTTGCGTGCCAGAAGTGACTTGCACGCCGGCCTGCCGTCTATACGTGCAGTGGGTTACCGCCAAGTCTGGGATCATCTGGATGGCAAGCTGAGCTCGGTGGAAATGCAGGAACGCGGCATCATTGCGACACGTCAACTGGCCAAGCGGCAGTTCACCTGGCTGCGAAGCTTCGGTGATCTTCACTGGTTGGACAGTCTGGCTTGTGACAATCTGCCACGCACCTTGAAATACCTTGGAACGGTCTCCATATTGAGCTGA
- the hfq gene encoding RNA chaperone Hfq: MSKGHSLQDPYLNTLRKEKVGVSIYLVNGIKLQGTIESFDQFVILLKNTVSQMVYKHAVSTVVPVRPIRLPSATESEHGDVEPGNA; the protein is encoded by the coding sequence ATGTCAAAAGGGCATTCGCTACAAGACCCTTACTTGAATACATTGCGTAAAGAGAAGGTCGGCGTTTCGATCTATCTCGTTAACGGTATCAAGTTGCAAGGCACCATCGAATCGTTCGACCAGTTCGTGATTCTGCTCAAGAACACCGTAAGCCAGATGGTTTACAAGCACGCTGTCTCCACCGTCGTTCCTGTGCGCCCGATCCGTCTGCCTAGCGCGACCGAATCCGAGCATGGCGACGTCGAACCAGGTAACGCCTGA
- the hflX gene encoding ribosome rescue GTPase HflX: protein MFFERHGGGERAILVHLDGQDPEAREDPQEFQELAVSAGAETVAFVNVARHQPTAKYLIGSGKVEELRDQVKAEQVDLVIFNHTLTPSQERNLERAFECRVLDRTGLILDIFAQRARTHEGKLQVELAQLEHMSTRLVRGWTHLERQKGGIGLRGPGETQLETDRRLLRVRLRQIKARLEKVRSQREQARRGRRRADIPSVSLVGYTNAGKSTLFNAVTSSEVYAADQLFATLDPTLRRLELDDLGPVILADTVGFIRHLPHKLVEAFRATLEESSNSDLLLHVIDAHEPERMAQIEQVMAVLTEIGAQGLPILEVYNKLDLLEGVEPQIQRDADGKPQRVWVSARDGRGLDLVKQAVAELLGEDLFVATLRLPQHLARLRAQFFEMGVVQSEAHDEEGASLLAVRVPRSELNRLVSRAGMEPLEFIEQHTLQ from the coding sequence TTGTTCTTTGAGCGCCACGGTGGTGGTGAACGGGCCATTCTCGTTCACTTGGATGGTCAGGACCCTGAGGCGCGCGAAGATCCGCAGGAGTTTCAGGAGCTGGCCGTTTCGGCCGGCGCCGAAACTGTCGCGTTCGTCAACGTGGCGCGGCATCAGCCCACGGCCAAATACCTGATAGGCAGCGGCAAGGTCGAGGAATTGCGCGACCAGGTCAAAGCCGAACAGGTCGATCTGGTGATTTTCAATCACACCCTCACACCCAGCCAGGAACGTAACCTCGAGCGTGCTTTCGAGTGTCGCGTGCTTGACCGTACCGGTCTGATCCTGGATATCTTCGCCCAGCGGGCGCGCACCCATGAAGGCAAGCTGCAGGTGGAACTCGCCCAGCTCGAGCACATGAGTACGCGGCTGGTTCGCGGCTGGACCCACCTTGAGCGTCAGAAAGGCGGTATCGGCCTGCGCGGCCCGGGTGAAACCCAGCTGGAAACCGACCGCCGCCTGCTGCGGGTGCGCCTGCGCCAGATCAAGGCACGCCTGGAAAAGGTGCGCAGCCAGCGCGAGCAGGCCCGTCGTGGCCGGCGCCGCGCCGACATTCCTTCGGTATCGCTGGTGGGCTACACCAACGCCGGCAAATCCACCTTGTTCAATGCCGTGACCTCGTCCGAGGTGTATGCGGCGGACCAGTTGTTCGCCACCCTGGACCCGACCCTGCGCCGTCTGGAGCTTGATGATCTGGGCCCGGTGATCCTGGCCGACACCGTGGGCTTCATTCGTCACCTGCCACACAAGCTGGTGGAGGCTTTCCGAGCTACGCTCGAAGAGTCGAGCAACTCCGACCTGTTGCTGCACGTGATCGACGCTCATGAGCCGGAGCGTATGGCGCAGATCGAACAGGTCATGGCGGTGCTCACCGAGATCGGCGCTCAAGGCTTGCCGATCCTGGAGGTGTATAACAAACTCGACCTGCTGGAAGGGGTGGAGCCGCAGATCCAACGCGATGCCGACGGCAAGCCGCAGCGGGTATGGGTGTCGGCGCGCGACGGGCGTGGCCTGGACCTGGTGAAACAGGCCGTGGCCGAGCTGTTGGGCGAGGACCTGTTCGTCGCAACCCTGCGCCTGCCACAGCACCTGGCGCGCCTGCGGGCACAGTTTTTCGAGATGGGTGTGGTGCAAAGCGAGGCGCATGACGAGGAAGGTGCCAGCCTGTTGGCGGTACGTGTACCCCGTAGCGAACTCAACCGTCTGGTCAGCCGGGCAGGGATGGAACCGCTGGAATTCATCGAGCAACACACTTTGCAATAA